A single window of Candidatus Dormiibacterota bacterium DNA harbors:
- the tsf gene encoding translation elongation factor Ts — MAISATLVKELRDKSGAPMMDCKTALVEAEGDLEKAHRILRQKGQATAVKRSSKATSEGAVGSYIHAGGRIGVLIEVNCETDFVARTADFQTLVKDLAMHIAASEPRVVDREEVTEDVLNEEREIYRQQAAASGKPPAVVEKIVAGRMEKFYQEFCLMEQPFVRDPNLTVKDVIHNVIAKTGENIRVKRFARFVLGQDHRQGSDHTSR, encoded by the coding sequence ATGGCCATCAGCGCGACCCTGGTCAAGGAGCTCCGCGACAAGAGCGGAGCGCCGATGATGGACTGCAAGACCGCCCTGGTCGAGGCGGAAGGTGATCTGGAGAAGGCCCACAGGATCCTCCGCCAGAAGGGACAGGCGACCGCCGTGAAGCGCTCCTCGAAGGCGACCAGCGAGGGGGCGGTCGGCTCGTACATCCACGCGGGCGGGCGGATTGGGGTCCTGATCGAGGTGAACTGCGAGACCGACTTCGTGGCCCGCACGGCCGACTTCCAGACGCTCGTGAAGGACCTGGCAATGCACATCGCCGCCTCCGAGCCGCGCGTCGTGGACCGCGAGGAGGTGACCGAGGACGTGCTCAATGAGGAACGGGAGATCTACCGGCAGCAGGCCGCCGCGTCGGGGAAGCCTCCGGCCGTGGTGGAGAAGATCGTCGCCGGCCGGATGGAGAAGTTCTACCAGGAATTCTGCCTCATGGAGCAGCCGTTCGTGCGCGATCCGAACCTGACCGTGAAGGACGTCATCCACAACGTCATCGCCAAGACCGGCGAGAACATCCGGGTCAAGAGGTTCGCCCGGTTCGTGCTCGGCCAGGACCACAGGCAGGGATCGGATCACACGTCGCGATAG